The genomic interval aaaatggcagtTTGAAACCAAGTGAAGAGTTTTAAGAATATTGCCTGACCAATTATGGAAGTAAAccttataaaatatagtgatttttataaagaaattattaaatttattagtggatttacttcaataaattgGAGACTATTTGACGCATACTGAAATActataattaatgaaaataataaaaaggagtcgtaGTCGATtgatttttacgactccgactctgcttgaaatgctccgactccgaTACCACAGCCCTGCTATTTTGGCAATGATAACTATTTTTAACATGCgtatatttactttaaataattttttttaatgaagatACAAATAAGAAGAATtctgaatatattaaaaataatctaaacaaaaaagttgaatttaatttcacgaattcgtatgtaatttaaataaaatttgatgatttatatttattttattattataattaatacacaaaaaatgaataacaataacaaattaatgattAATGTGGCCAGACACAttgccccaatgcgtcacaccagtctttaTATAGTTAAATGGTATAAGTGGggctttttataaaaaaaaaaaaaaaaatatatatatatatatatatatatatatatatatatatatatatatatgctaaaACGTACATGCTGAGATTTTaccaaagaaaattatattcaaatatcatttaaattaaatttaaggcAGCTTTTCCTACGCCaccaatgtataaaaaaaaaaaatcatcttatgTTCATGCGCCAATTTCGAATCCATCCATATTTCATCCTCTTCATAAggacataatattttattattttggccaattatataaatatagattgtGATTACGTACGCACGAACATCGTTTCGTCTAATTGCTTTTGAAGCattaaaaatagtgaaaaaagGTGCTAGAACAGTGTTTCGCCGCCTTCTTATGGCGAAAACACACTTGAGTGGTACGTGTttattttagatacttttaaacatgcaaaaaaaatgcaCCACTCTTAGCCCTAtactgtgtacatatacatggtaTACAATCCCCTGtttaaaaatcaccccctggagtgttttcggtaatattttatccttgcttgacagtgatcgatagcggtgaatcccatatttgaagaaatgtaggagaaacttgtcggttgcatatggatatgcatacacgtgcgacctcccaaacatatacaTTCTGcgcgtgcaactacacccgaattcggtttgggaaacatccactgtttacggtcacagTGGGGAGCCATGATCCGTGccgtcccataccactcggtgtgttttcgcccttagggaAAATTCAAAAGCTCTGGGTATAAGTATTGCATATTACATGTGTAAGTTATAccgttattaaaattttattatttaaatgcagGTCAAGTTCACATTTATGCAAATttggtatttattatatatatgtatgtagataatataGTTGGAACTAAAAATATACTTACAATGAAAATAAACTTTGCCGCACTCCATGAAGGAATTCTACTCCAGTTGATATTTATACTTacgaatattgaaaaaaataatcgaaaatcgaataaaattaaacaaaagagaaagaattgtgtattttaaattttaatgcatatatgtatatataacttaaaatttaaaatggcgCATATGAAAAGTAGGCAATTAATCTTTCAATTGTTTTtggtgtaaaaatataataaaataaaagacaaaGTAGTTTTAAAATCTTTAATTACAATATTACTTACTACAAACATCGACTTAATATTAAACTCAGATCAAATCATTTACAGCAATGCTTCCTGTGTACGCCACATATTCGCAATCACACGATTCAGCAGTGAGagagaaatatatatatgtatatgtataaaatattctttgtcatttaaaaaaaaaagaacaaatacAGAAAATAAAAACTGAACACACTCATTCACACACTAACAGTGGCGCAAATCACACATGCGAAAAGTTTTACAGTTTTattgaacacaaaaaaaattatccataaAGAAAGAAACAATCACGTCAATATgtcaaaaacatgttttttttattattataaaatcgaTGAACTGATCAAAAGtgaattacatttattatttttatacagccAAAGGCCTAGAAGACACGGAAGCACAAttttagcaattttttttattttatatatatcaaAACGAAATAATTCAAGTCAATTTTTAGATATTATGAATCTTTACGTATTCAAGTCCAGATTTTTAACAATTAACGATCGAAAAATTATAACTTACGACAGTGCCGGCCATCGGAGCGAACTGTCGAGTTTGATCTTGTTCGGTTGGGGTCCCATGAATTTATCAATAACAATTAAATCGTGCAAATCTCCAAACGCTAATCATAAGAACCAACGAGACCCACACTTTTAGTAAAGCCACTAAATTAATATTGCAGAATGCCGCAACCGCAATCAAAGTTTACAATGCGCTCCGACAACTACCACATTTTCACATTACATTTCTaatgtaaacatttattttgtatgtatataagtattacTGGAAAATCATTCCATCGGTCTTGGATTGCAGCTTATTTGAAAAGATTGTAAAATAGGAAATCTAAAATTGTTCTATGTTTTGTACTATAAATAAAGGTTTTCGGTAATTATCAGTATACGTCAGTCTTTGAGTTCTACATCAAACTCAGCAAAGGTGTGGAGGGTGAGCGAAAAACAAAGAGAACTCAACGAAACTTAATGCTAAAGCCATGTATATGCCGCAACACTGCTCTCATTCATGTATCATGATTATCCAAACGGCATTACAGCACTTTGGGTACTACTCTTAtcgtaaaaaaaatggaaaccgTTGAATAATAACTACTTGTAGCAGTGTCGACATATTGCTCTAGGTGTGTGTACACATTGGGCTTTTACTAGATTGGGATTGAGAGTAATAACGATCGGAAACAGAAGGTAAACGAATACACATTCACACGCACTAACActgactattttatttattcgttatgcatacatacacgcatatatatattttttttctatatatacaaGATATAGCATATGactttttacaaataatattttttattttttgttcagttagcacaatttcaaattaaatataaacaaatttatattcatttcgATTTATGGTTCAATGCGATTGCATACAAAAAGGTGAAAAATTCAAACACGTACGCAGTGTATGCTACATCCTGTATATACTccacacatatttatgtatgcaagtATACAAATTTGTTTCATATTGCAGTTTGTTTGAACTTTCAAAACAAATAGTtcgattataaataaaacttagAACGTCGTATTCGgtgatttgttttttaatttatctttgcattatataaaattaaatatctttgCAACATACTTTTTTCTGACGATAGatcaaatgtacataaaatatggtCTTTCAGTCAAGAAATACAATTAGATATCCCTATGCTTATATATAATGAGAaactatttcgaaattatatacaatcGAATCGGCTACTGCCATTCTactcttttaaattaatttttaatcctataaGGTAATCTAAgttggtgtattttttttattaatttattgtaatttgagTATATGCAATGTTACAGTTGTAATGACTTTGTTGTGTTAAAGCTGAAACTTCTTTTTATAAAGCATGCATCAAAATTTTAAACCTATAGCATTCCaagcggtttttttttcatcgataaaaatatattagtatataatattcGATACATTGTCATTTTAGAAGacataaagttttttttataaaaagtttcaaaataattaacagCTCCCAAATAACGTTTGACTTATCAAGTTCGGGAATCACAATCAAAAATCATAACATGCAGAATATATCAATTTCACAACAATTGTGACcctaaatttttttacaaaacaaaaaaaaaaacaaaaagaaaataatacacaagTCATTAGTCTCAAATTAATAGGACATGTTTgagtttaaaaaattatttatggtCATAAAATGTTCAAACTCTACACCAGTTCATTAGGATATTAAAAAAGTCCTTAAGAGTATAGCTGGCCTTTTTTCACTGACCGCTCTCGCATCACACTTTTGTTATGTTTAAGTCACTTAACAcaatatataacataaaaacacttttcaattacaaaaaaataataataatcatgcaAAATCCAATTCAATTAATTGTGTGttcgtagaaaaaaatattacattggaCTACACaatacaattttcaaaattaaacattcataAGGATAAGTCATCGTACAAATATATAAGAAATCCATTAGAATTAACTCACTTTTCACATACTAGTCTTTTTAGTATAGTTCACGAGATCACGTATTGCTACCGGCCTTGAGCTTTCAGTACTCCGCAATTCTCAAATAGCACTAGTTAATATTGCTGGATATAAATCATTATGGATGGTCAAAACAAACAATCACGAACAATTAGTAAAATATTGCTTTGAACATTATGGAACTAGTATATTGAAAAAGGCATTttgaaaacgttacatttattgCACTTTCATTAGTAAccattgatttgaatatattatttcacTAAGCCACATACTACTATCACTGATGTTTGTCGGTTGATTTAAATACAGGGTGATCAGTAAAAATGGAAACCCCAAGTGTAAAACAACTACAGCTGTAGCATTACTACTAAATTAAGGCAATATATCTGAAATCCCATAATGAATGTCAAACTTTataaactatttatattatcACTGACCATTCTTTAGAATTGTCAATGAGGATACTTGAACAGCCGGCGAACACTAGAATTACTTGACATTGCTTACAATAacaattatacaaaatttacattttttaaggGTTTCCGTTTATACTTTATCGATCGTTACATATAAAAAGTCAAAGCTAGtaaatgtataattatattacaagatgcatacgtaaaaaatattttaatgactaATTTTTCAagtaataatatacattaatTAAACAAATGTGTACAGGTGATGAAGAGGAGGATCTTGATctaatttgttaaatttaaattttacacgtCTTCGTCATGTTACAATCTCCCCGCGCATATAAACAAATACACGTCTGAAAATTGTTAAACTCAAACCGGagcaataatttataatttacaccGACGACAaagaaaatgtataataaatttacgcATTATTATACTAAATCTGACCCCGGCCACTGTATTGTTTGTTTGTGCACACTGTTAAATCACACTCGCGAGGTCAGATTGTGTACGAAATTATATAGGCCGCTCAGCATGGCGGAGTGGTGTGTTAGGAGGTACGAGGATCACGATACAACAGATAAGTTTGCATTGCGTGTGGCAGATTGAGGTGTGGTACCACAGTTTCCAACCGGGAACGTCCTATACGCTGCCGAATCACACGGCGGCAAAGATCCAAAAGTGGAAGAGGTTCAGCTgcaacattaaataatcaaacATTAGAAAccaatattatacatgtgtatatcaaATCACATATACACTCAAAGGTATACTAACGATCAAGTCCACCGATGTATCTCATCGTGATTTCGGCATGACCCCAAACGGCTGAAACGATTGGATATAATTGTTTTCCTCGAAGGCCTCGGAACGCAGTCCCTAAATATCGGCCTTCTGCACAAAAACTTAACGTTCCCTCTTCCATATCCAAAACTGCTAATAATTTATCTGGTACTTGGAACATTTCATCTGGTTTCAATAATGCAGGATATGTTACGCCCGCGTTGTTTTTGCTGTCGTGGTATAATTTGTTTCGACCTGAAATGTCAAAGTTTGTATATGAATGAGGAAAATTCATATGATATTTAATACATCGCATGTAACAGGTGTGATATTTACCCAGGTCCCAGCCCCAACTGTGCTCCGTCGCGCCGACGAGGCTCTGATAACCTACAGAATGCAACTGGGCATCTGCGGTGGCGACTCCGACCACAGCGTGTGTGCCTCTTTGACGTGCTGGCCATATTACTTCCCATGCATGCAAACCTTTCGTGAACCCAATGCGACCTCTTATACAATCAGTGCTTTGTGCCACCGGATGCCGGTGAAATGTCAATTTATCATCTtcttttacaaatatattaagTGATCTGAAAAcaaattcaatgaaatatttaatatggaTCACTTAACTATCAATAAATGCGGATAATAACGGCAATAATTATTTCTTTCCATGAGTTTAACAAAGGAAATGACGACTTGTGCATCAAAACCTGCCAAAACagactaaaatttttaaaaagattctacatattaaaataaaatgcttttCCTTTCAAGAAGTCAATGATAAATCATGTGAGAATATAATATCTTGATAAACTGAATCATGCAAGCTATACATCAAAGGGGAAATGCATCAATTTGAATGCACAGTGGAATTTGCCAACTAGGCTACTGTAACTTGTGCAAGTAATGTGCAAGAACTTTCAACATACCAACTTCTCACATTAGTTACAGTTAAACTAAATTAACTTGAAGGACGACTTTGTATTCTAGTTGCACTAACTCACAGGTCTTGGAACTTTTTTGggtattatttacaatatattttttgtatatagaaTACAGCCACAAATATgaaagtttgtatatatatttttacttacatatgtacatacgtcatatGATCCATGACTAGAATTACTCAAttcatttttgtacataagcaATAACAATTTTGCAAACATAACAGTatatagaataataaaaaatagagacatctacagacaatcaacaaatttttgatacacagcaaatttgcaataaaatacattatgtaggtagcatttataagattcaacaaattagaGATGCTAATAATTTGTGATAAGCTGAGGGGGACGATACCGATGTATTGTATCCGTCACAATAATAAAactagaaaattttgaaaattttaacagtagaCAGTCGGCCACAAGACTTCGCCAGCTgcatatttggccgggacttgtaCCCACGACCTATCTACTGGTATGCGATAGCTCTACctgtgcactacgctgtggctatgTAATAAACCCTaagatttatcatttttattcatttacttCATGTCTGAGACGCTGAACGCCTCCAAAAGAGACATGTCAGAACTGCATAAGCAGTttatacaaacaatataaaggttgaaacggttctaaacAGGACTGCTGCTTACTAAAGTTAGATTGGTGTATCAGGTTTATAATTCgatttaatgtttatataccTGTCATCGGGATTCCACGCATGTTTTAGTTGTAGATCCCTAGACGCTGGAGGAACATCCAGCAGCACGTCAAGACGCGCAGGCCGTGCTGGTTCCTGCGCCAGCTCGCGTGGAACCACTGCTTTGAACGGCGCCGCGGACTCGCGCGACACCGACTTAACACCTGAAAGCAAAACAAAGAAAACAATTACTTAAAAACATCTAAAATCgtcaatcagctacataaataTACACTATATAATTATTAACCAGTCACACGCTAGCCGATTCAGAAGGACCACGCGAACGCAGAGCACATTTCACACTGATTCGACAGACAGCTTCGAAGTGCAACATGTATCCCTATCGGTCTCGGATGAACGGTCAACGAATACGAGTGCAATAGGAGTAAGCACACAGTTGAGGCTGTGGCGCAACTCTACTAGCTGCAGTGATGACGAAAGATGGAACGCGTGCCGACAACTCCGAAGCCCTACAACGGAAGTCAGACTCACTCGACCACGGAATGCAACGAGAAAGTGTGGGCACAAAAAGCAAAGCTAAGATGTCGGTCATCGAGGCATCCAATATGAGTGCACATTAActgcatgtatatgtatgcaataaCGATTTGAATGCAAGCCTCTCCTTGGCAAGGATAGCGACTATGAATTGACTACATTTCCAGAGAACAACTTTCCATGTGCCATACGGCGTGGGACTGTGACAATTTAATAGCAATCGCTAAGGAAATAGACGCTGCTAATAAATCACTATAAATGGCaatttgtacatacgtataatacattaaatactTACTTTATTTTGACTAACAAATCAAATAGAGGAAGAAACTCGGAAATGCTTCTATCTGTCCGGATCTGAACATTCGTACAGATCGAAATCTCAATTCCATTAACATGCTCAGAAAATGATTCtcgaaataaaactattttgaaAACAACGTTGCCAATATTTTTCAAGTGTTCACATCACTATGTAAGTTGGAGCTAAATGCgctttacatatatacttctcGTGTACGCAAGGCACACACATTTCAAAACATGGTTAGATCGTAAGTTGCAAATTGTTTTTAACcggtctatctatgtatgtgaaGATCGTCTGTTTCTAAATACTAGCACTTTTGTATGTAGCGGTGGCGTGTCGTGGAAATCTCCCtggtttttatcgcacagcctcaCTTACGTGTGCGCAAACAGGATACAAGGGTATGACGTTACCTAGTCCCCTTGTGTCCTACTTGCGCACACATAAGtaaagctgtgcgataaaaacaaatAGATTTCTACGGCACGGAACTGGTATGTAGGTAAACATTTggtttaataaaatgaaattagtgCATATACCCCATAcgtgttttattttagatagcTTTGCACGTATTAAAAACTCTAGCACGCCCAATATATGCCATCGCAATCCAGGCCagaagtgttttcagtgatattttatccttgtattgacagtgatcgataacggtgattcccatatatgaagaaatgtaggataaACTTGTCGAAATGATACGAACTTATGAATGAACGATGGCATGAATACAAGCCTATTTACATCTGGTGTCTACATAGgtatgccgtgccgtacgattcattGTGTCTGCGCCTTAAACTCCATCAAGCTCCGATTCACAGTCGATATGACTTTTGGCAGTGAACGACACGTCATGACCTCGAGCATAATGAGCTCTGATGAGTACGATATATCAAAATACGGAAATGATTGCGCGGACTGCGGGCGCCAGTGTCTTGGATTTTCGAGTTTTTGAACGAAAATTTAACCTGAGAGCAGATTAAGTGCACGTTGACCCGTGCGAGAAGTTGTCAGAGACATAATGGCGACTATAGAGTACCCACAAGAAGTGGTGGTTGCACAGCAACGCGGCAATTAGCGGTATCTTTCGAATACGACAAAGACAAAGAGACGGGGAATTCACCTACACGTCACATGGATCGAAATGTAAAACTGTTCTTAAAATATCTCCAGAGGACAGTTTTACCAGTGAaacttgaaaaataataaaaatgaccgAATCTCGGTGTATAAACCGTGCACTCACTTCTCAAATGGGTAAAAAACGTTTCCAAATAGTAGAAAAAAGGGACCCAAGACGGAAAAGCACTAAAAGGGATATATCCGAGGGCATTCGGAGATAAAAGGTACAAAGAGAAACGGGGTATGAGACCAAAAAAcgaataacaaacaaaagacaAACTAAATCAAACAAGTCAAATTGACCCACGAATACATATAGGGAATTTTCATAGCGTTTAATGCCGATTTCGAAAATTTTCACAATCAAATGGAAATTACGAAATTCAATTCTACCTACTTATGATTTTGGATTGCATCAATATAGAATAGAAACAATGCGTTTTCACCGCAATGAGTAATATAAAGTATGTGTCCCTCACACAAATGTTTAAATGTTTCAAAAACATGTATTTCTAATCACGCAATTTTATATTGACAAAGATAAAATCATAACTTTCCACTGACTGAAACTTGAGTATAACTATATATAGCACTCTTTTATCATCATACGGAGATGATAGATTAATGTAGGGATAGATTCAGAATTCAGATATAACGAAGTtactctatacatacatacgtgcgtaTTTAAGTGTGAaagaacaatacatatgtacatatacatatttgaatttaggtacatgcatatgtataggcATGCGGGATGTCGAATGTCGGCTAAGAATGAAAACGATGTTTAGGAAAAATGTAGATGTATGTACGTCGGAAAAATTATGTGTACATCGGAAATCATAAACAACGAACGGATGAAAAACTCGATAATCGATTACTCGATAATCACAAACACTCTTTTAATTATATACCTGATTGGTCGAGATAAAGGAATTAAGTTATACAAAACATGATTTATGTGCACACGTATTTTATTAACAAGCATAGGAAATTATTACAAACAACAAGCATAGGATATGTTTGTTATACGGGGAACGTATGCATTTTCCGTTGTTTATAGTTCAatctgattgttttttttttatttatctatgtacgtggtaagtaacaatataatatgaagttttgtgatcatgcgaattttttttttgcaaatttcagTAGTTCCTTTACTTTAAGTTGTCACCCCGGTTTGTTCATGAACACACTAGTTTATTTAAGCCCGAACTATgcattggttttagtttaagcgcaaacagtcaaaagctatcttcaaatggactcaccaggtgtcgaatgaaatttgaactgtcaaaacttttaAGTTGTCAAAACGCCTagtatttaatagaaaaatccTATGGAGACcacattacaattataataaccgtttacgttaatttttaaaatattgcttcCCAgggtatgtacacatacatagaaAATTTGGAAAATGATTGAGAATATCTAATACTCAATGAACAAACAatgtagttcgtttgtcaattagTTTTATTGTGTGCTCTATAAGTGGCCAGATTAGTTAgtgtataaacaaactagtaAATACTGACcaatctttatatatgtatgtataactgaccatataataattatttctgaCCCGAATGAACTGACTGTTTACTAATAAATTCACGAgtcatttaattttacatacaaattcagCCTGGTGGCAGTTTTGAATTAGGAGTATTGCGACTCCACCATATTTTTTCTCTCCGATTTAATCGTCAGAGGGACGAATTAAATGTAACTAAAATGCatatatggatgtgaaacttgagaCATTGAACGcaaagttgctacacaaagtccaatgcactcaaagaagtatggaccgttgtatgcttggcataaagaGGAAAGACAAGgaacggaatacatgggtgagaactagtcaccggagcctgagggggccgtgtattggtcaaaggttgtaaatgcattgttaaaggtttgccgaacaatggatagcactgtgactatcctacctctagtgagaactatgacaagggttgtgggtatggtggatagagtgaagagatttaaatggcaatggttgggccacgtggctagaagaatggacgaaatgtggacaaaagaagtgataTAATGaaacccgagagaatgcaaaaggttaaaaggaagaccgcggggaagatgggtagacgaaattgggaaaatgtgtggggtgagatggatgacagttgcgcaaaacagagacgagtggaagcgtgttggagaggccttcatccagcagtggatggcgagtggctgtagatgataatgatgatgatgaaaggGCACACCAAATGTTAGCAGAACCCGTTGAAAATAGATCACAAAGAGAGAGAGAGCTATCAAACAACCATTTCAAATGTATTGTTTCAAATACACTGCACAATAAAATATGCCAATAATAAAGCCAATGAAGCATGTTAAAAATGAATGCTCGCTAGGATTTTGAACTTTTTACTAATACTAGGTCTTTGTTTATTATACCTTTATTTTTctgaaaatgtattataaaaagcttttatttagtctACCACGTGATATGCCGTGCGGTTGTTTTCAGTTGAGTCATTTCCAATCATCAAATCGATCTGATATTTCgcatacttatatatttttgccCAAGATTTCATTAGATTAACACGAAATTCACCATTTCAATCGTGTTACTCATTTCAAAGATAAACTATCGATGTCGGTAAACTAACAATTTGTAAACAATTTTGCAACCAAGTGGCGATCGGTATACATGTTTGTCCCGTTAAGCATGTCCATATCCAGGTAAAAACAGATTGAGCTGGACGCGTGCGGGAATCCAGCTGTGAAGGCAGATTCTCATGCCGTGGGGGGTCGACCGGGTGTGAAGAGGATAACATTGTAGTAGGAAAAAATGGGTTATCCATGAGGATAGGTACATACCTCCAGAGAGCTTTTGGCCCATGCTCATGCCCCTGGTGCGGGCGCGCTTGGTGGGCAGCGTCTTGAGGCCCGCGCGGCGCGCCTCCCCGCCAGCCGCCGCGCCGCCCCCACCCACGCCCCCGCCCACCGCCCTCACAGAGCGCACGCCGCTCTTGTACCTGAAACAAtacaacacacacacaattaGTCATAAACATCAACATTAAACTCACACTGGGGTTGACGACAACACAAGACGACTGACTACGAGCGCTACGCTACTACCACATATAATTATGCCAGAACgctgttgctgctgctgctacTACCGTGTCGCACTCCAGGGGTACATTACAAAACTACtacgcacacatacatacatacatcttgtTTCTATTGCCAATTACACAGTAACTAATGATGAAATACCCTCACATTAAATgtgaaaacattttatattgtttggATATCTGTAAATTTCAACGCCACTTTTGAAAGTTATTATTCGAATTATTGCATTTTTGCTTCTTGCATATTGAAAGTTGAGAATTGAACCCTTAAGTGTTATAGAATTTTGTATGGTCAATACAACGAGAAGAAACAGGAAGTCAATTAAACGAATAAGAGGTGTGTCAGCCATTCTAGGctgacataatgaacaagtgaGGAGAGatcaaaatggcaatgggccGAAAGGCCAAGGAGCGTAAAGAAGACGACAATTGAGGTTGATGGACGAATGAAAATGGGAGAGTTGTTCAGAATAAAGATGGATGAAAGCGCGTTGGAGAGGTGTTCATCCAAGATGGGGACGGTTGTAAATGATTGCAAGAAAGTATGCACATGTTTTATATATCACTGAAGTAGTTGACAGCTAATTTTTGTGGCAAGAGTTTGTTTACTAGTTTAGGATCGgaaaatgcttttatttttgaatgaaaagTAAGTAAACAGcaatatagctcagtggttagcgtgtaatgcttacATCTGAGTGGTCATAGGTTCATTCCCTGggccggtgttgctggccagaccttggatatgtgactccaagtcgaccgtttctcatcagagtttgccaatttatctgattttattgaaacagttccgacaaattggcaacctttactaTCTCTCGCAAAAATTCTAGTTTATTGCAGTTCAAATTTGTCGATACataaaatgttgtaaaaatgtTTCTCAAATTTGTCTATATGATGctctgtaatttttttacataactttttatcgatgtttgtaattggccaggaaggcgaattggggtttacctgttagaccttcctggtatatgtgcataaaaaaaggtttgttatttacaatttatttattgcgTCAATTGGATGCGATACTCAAAAGAAGAGTCGTAATCGACAAACGACTTTTCTTCTATACTCTTGtggtaaaaaaaaacctataatACATTAATGTTATGATATAAAGCCAACGTTCATGAtcacattatattttt from Arctopsyche grandis isolate Sample6627 chromosome 9, ASM5162203v2, whole genome shotgun sequence carries:
- the gus gene encoding splA/ryanodine receptor domain and SOCS box containing gustavus, which translates into the protein MSMGQKLSGGVKSVSRESAAPFKAVVPRELAQEPARPARLDVLLDVPPASRDLQLKHAWNPDDRSLNIFVKEDDKLTFHRHPVAQSTDCIRGRIGFTKGLHAWEVIWPARQRGTHAVVGVATADAQLHSVGYQSLVGATEHSWGWDLGRNKLYHDSKNNAGVTYPALLKPDEMFQVPDKLLAVLDMEEGTLSFCAEGRYLGTAFRGLRGKQLYPIVSAVWGHAEITMRYIGGLDPEPLPLLDLCRRVIRQRIGRSRLETVVPHLNLPHAMQTYLLYRDPRTS